A stretch of Microbacterium caowuchunii DNA encodes these proteins:
- a CDS encoding FmdB family zinc ribbon protein, which translates to MPTYAYACKSCGHRFDAVQSFSEPTLTECPQCSGVLRKEYGSIGVTFNGSGFYRTDSRSATTSSEKSSSANSGGGESSSSSTSSSTGTTSAAPAAPAAS; encoded by the coding sequence ATGCCTACCTACGCCTATGCCTGCAAGTCCTGCGGACACCGCTTCGACGCCGTCCAGTCCTTCTCCGAGCCGACGCTCACGGAGTGCCCGCAGTGCTCCGGTGTGCTCCGCAAGGAGTACGGCTCGATCGGCGTGACCTTCAACGGGTCCGGCTTCTACCGCACCGACTCGCGCTCGGCGACCACCTCGTCCGAGAAGTCCTCCTCCGCGAACTCGGGTGGTGGTGAGTCGAGCTCTTCTTCGACATCATCGTCCACAGGGACGACATCCGCCGCCCCCGCCGCCCCCGCGGCATCCTGA
- the mscL gene encoding large conductance mechanosensitive channel protein MscL, whose protein sequence is MIKGFKEFIMRGNVIDLAVAVVIGAAFTAIINALVEGFINPLIGVIFQLGDLSGWVWVVPTLSGSSSNFLVGGIVNAIINFLAVAAIVYFVFVYPMNKWKERQAARAGVTEAEEEKLPTEQELLMQIRDLLEKQERPQL, encoded by the coding sequence ATGATCAAGGGTTTCAAAGAGTTCATCATGCGCGGCAACGTCATCGACCTTGCCGTCGCCGTCGTCATCGGCGCGGCGTTCACCGCCATCATCAACGCGCTGGTGGAAGGTTTCATCAACCCGCTGATCGGCGTCATCTTCCAGCTGGGCGACCTGTCCGGCTGGGTCTGGGTCGTCCCCACCCTCTCCGGCAGCTCGTCGAACTTCCTCGTCGGCGGGATCGTCAACGCGATCATCAACTTCCTGGCCGTCGCGGCGATCGTCTACTTCGTGTTCGTGTACCCCATGAACAAGTGGAAGGAACGCCAGGCCGCGCGTGCCGGCGTGACGGAGGCCGAGGAGGAGAAGCTGCCCACCGAGCAGGAACTGCTCATGCAGATCCGCGACCTGCTCGAGAAGCAGGAGCGTCCTCAGCTCTGA